From a single Zygotorulaspora mrakii chromosome 2, complete sequence genomic region:
- the CHA1 gene encoding L-serine/L-threonine ammonia-lyase CHA1, with translation MPSLYNKTPLVQQTFTDGESDSPQFFIKSEFSQPGGSFKSRGIGYLISKSAARIEEGSGKPPHVYCSSGGNAGLAAATASEILSLPCTVVVPRTTKESMISKIRDRGAEVIVKGSHWKEADFHLCESIIKSAEGSKHVPIYVHPFDNSEIWDGHSSIVDEIIESLKSEHIDLDRLKGIVCSVGGGGLFNGVIRGLERHNLAHQVPVVAVETKGCDVLNASLRAGHQVTLEKITSVASSLGSVYTPKETFDYATKYNTKSVVLDDIAVLETCLKYAQSNNVAVEPACGASIHLAYNPDILEHALGTSLKKYDVIVVIACGGSAVTTEEVSRTLSVLKNEK, from the coding sequence ATGCCTTCATTGTACAACAAGACTCCTTTGGTACAGCAAACATTCACAGATGGGGAATCAGACTCTCCCCaattctttatcaaatcTGAGTTTTCACAGCCAGGCGGGAGCTTCAAAAGTAGAGGAATTGGATacttgatttcaaaaagtgCTGCAAGAATAGAAGAAGGGAGCGGAAAGCCGCCTCATGTTTATTGTAGCTCCGGTGGCAATGCAGGACTCGCTGCCGCTACTGCTTCTGAAATTCTCAGTCTTCCTTGCACCGTTGTTGTTCCTAGGACTACAAAGGAATCCATGATATCCAAAATAAGAGATAGAGGTGCCGAGGTTATCGTAAAGGGCTCCCACTGGAAGGAGGCCGATTTCCATCTGTGCGAATCTATAATTAAATCCGCAGAAGGCTCCAAACACGTACCTATCTATGTTCACCCATTCGATAACTCAGAAATCTGGGATGGTCACTCTTCAATAGTTGATGAGATTATCGAAAGTCTCAAGTCAGAGCACATTGATTTGGACAGGCTCAAAGGTATAGTTTGTAGCGTTGGTGGCGGTGGATTGTTTAACGGTGTTATTCGAGGTCTGGAAAGGCACAATTTGGCGCACCAAGTTCCTGTCGTTGCAGTGGAGACAAAAGGTTGCGATGTTCTGAATGCCTCCCTGAGAGCTGGTCATCAAGTTACATTGGAGAAAATCACGAGCGTTGCCTCGTCTTTAGGCTCAGTTTATACACCTAAAGAGACATTTGATTATGCTACGAAATATAATACAAAATCTGTTGTTCTGGATGATATAGCAGTTCTGGAAACTTGCTTAAAGTATGCTCAGAGTAATAATGTTGCAGTAGAACCGGCATGTGGAGCGTCGATTCATTTGGCATATAATCCCGACATCCTGGAACATGCTTTGGGAACAAGTTTAAAGAAATATGATGTAATAGTAGTCATAGCCTGTGGTGGCTCAGCTGTAACAACTGAAGAGGTGTCTCGTACTCTGAGTGTTTtaaaaaacgaaaaatga
- a CDS encoding Zn(II)2Cys6 transcription factor has translation MRSLRKPRGRYSHTGCLECKRSGIKCDETSGGCLVCRRKRMECVYEHKIFVYQPKEATAKKKRQFKKVKLKVHDQKNIAREKMVYNSIADSVCSFEVIDECIDSFKENFDGGKQSAKSEKIEHVALETSDNIEKVNNGCKNLDDISKETALLVPQYVQYWRPYNNQRYEELSNKFDPAGVEIKNVHYHEYDPEVQEFIFYAFIHSKAVYNYVLGPIDETNCIAKWFIYFGRKYAIMGFVLNFITCNLLNIRCSDGRWSCILRRNMVASLANLSARINACDSFTEMACYLFSIMFLFSEQTASRVDIWRLHLKGAFTILEQCGTFYNRIARDIDLLDPEMKLALQMFSFSKNWFVCSETIACLSAPNGGVIEDIARLRYHLSYNTQYPDDGVLLGGFNLMRGYSQRLVPTLIEIITFITAFRKSEGICLSGTEGILENLQPTEEQINMGEKLLDSVRQIQGEELNLLSEKNYVNRAYIRACHICFCSALRIYILSVFLGDFIYGSDVQHCVQTIEEQLVTIKDIHIYGLCIHWPLFIASLCAPPGEQRKRFIEALKSISNSGIFVARNTVERVERFWRVIDSGGLIEEKDYDCTVA, from the coding sequence ATGAGAAGCTTAAGAAAGCCTAGAGGGAGATACAGCCATACTGGCTGCTTAGAATGTAAAAGAAGTGGCATCAAATGCGATGAAACATCCGGCGGATGCCTCGTTTGTAGAAGGAAACGGATGGAATGCGTATATGAACACAAGATATTTGTCTATCAGCCAAAGGAGGCTacggcaaaaaaaaagagacagTTTAAAAAGGTGAAACTAAAAGTTCATGACCAGAAGAATATtgcaagagaaaaaatggtttaTAACAGCATTGCTGACTCGGTTTGTTCCTTTGAAGTCATTGACGAATGCATAGATAGCtttaaagaaaattttgatggGGGTAAGCAATCGGCAAAGTCCGAAAAAATAGAACATGTGGCCCTCGAGACGTCAgataatattgaaaaggtGAATAATGGGTGCAAAAACCTTGATGACATCAGCAAAGAGACTGCCCTTCTCGTTCCTCAATATGTTCAGTATTGGAGACCTTATAATAACCAGAGGTACGAAGAGCTATCGAATAAATTTGATCCTGCAGGTGTTGAGATAAAAAATGTTCACTATCATGAATACGATCCTGAGGTCCAGgagtttattttttatgCATTCATTCATTCGAAGGCAGTGTATAACTATGTCCTGGGCCCGATTGACGAAACAAACTGTATCGCCAAATGGTTCATTTATTTTGGCAGAAAATACGCCATCATGGGATTCGTCTTGAATTTCATTACGtgcaatcttttgaatataaGGTGCTCAGATGGCCGTTGGTCTTGCATTTTGAGAAGAAATATGGTGGCCTCACTCGCGAATTTGTCTGCCAGGATCAATGCGTGCGATTCTTTCACTGAGATGGCCTGttatttgttttctatTATGTTTCTATTTTCCGAACAGACTGCTAGCAGAGTAGATATTTGGAGACTTCATTTAAAAGGGGCCTTTACAATCTTGGAACAGTGTGGGACCTTTTATAACAGAATTGCGCGAGATATAGATTTGCTTGATCCTGAAATGAAATTAGCGCTACAAATGTTTtcgttttcaaaaaactgGTTTGTATGTTCTGAAACTATTGCCTGCTTGTCCGCACCGAATGGTGGAGTAATCGAAGACATCGCTAGATTGAGATATCATCTCAGCTATAATACTCAATACCCTGATGATGGTGTGCTGTTAGGTGGATTCAATCTTATGAGGGGTTATTCTCAACGACTTGTCCCAACACtcattgaaatcattaCGTTCATAACAGCTTTCAGGAAATCAGAAGGAATATGCTTGAGTGGAACGGAGGGAATATTGGAGAATTTACAACCCACAGAAGAACAAATAAACATGggtgaaaaattattggaCAGCGTAAGACAGATTCAAGGCGAAGAGTTAAATTTATTGTCAGAGAAGAATTATGTTAACAGAGCCTACATCAGAGCCTGTCACATCTGCTTTTGCTCTGCGCTAAGAATTTACATCTTATCGGTTTTCTTAGGAGATTTCATATATGGTAGCGATGTTCAGCACTGTGTTCAAACGATCGAAGAGCAATTAGTCACCATTAAAGATATCCATATTTATGGGTTATGTATACACTGGCCGTTATTTATCGCTTCGCTATGCGCGCCTCCTGGTGAACAGAGAAAAAGGTTCATCGAAGCTTTGAAGTCTATTTCCAATAGTGGTATTTTTGTCGCGAGAAATACCGTTGAGCGTGTGGAAAGGTTTTGGAGGGTCATAGATAGTGGTGGCttaattgaagaaaaagactaTGACTGTACTGTTGCATAG
- a CDS encoding nucleobase cation symporter-1 family protein: protein MSFFSKIHDLIKIPPGEGIESVTYLSNKDIIPMGPKRRTWGVWSLTFYWSITNVTISTWTGASSLLSLGLTVGETMGVIVIGNAIIATLALLNAAPGGYYHIGYTISQRVVFGIRGSVIGIIIRIILSVVWFGSQAYLGSLCLNCVFASWSHHYLHLPNTIPESVNMTTQQLIGFVVFQIISIPPLFFKPERFNKPLMVTCVLTFFAMMGITIWAVSRNGGSNGPLMHESTNMSSSTRGWYWVYGISSWYGSLSSGVANQSDFTRFSKRTWSSLFGTVFSLMVVGTIIPLMGLVTASAYRGRYGEEVWMPNEIIMNCLEADYSPTTRAAAFFVGAVFTLSQVCFNTMGNAYAGGMDLSGLLPKYFNITRGSILTAILSWVVQPWDFYNTSSTFVTVMSSFSVFMSPIVGIIIADFWVVRKKHLKLSHLYSNDKTGKYWYWKGINYRNLIIWVIAFTPGLPGLINAVTPTIRVNRGIQNFYYGNTIFEYFITFFLTIGSSYIWPYDNVDDEDEYDYFDTFTEEECAKKNIVPYSQITERDLNTDSARSTVSGENIVILPEKE, encoded by the coding sequence aTGAGCTTCTTCTCCAAAATTCACGACTTAATCAAGATTCCTCCTGGTGAGGGTATCGAAAGTGTTACCTACTTGAGTAATAAAGATATCATTCCTATGGGACCTAAAAGGAGAACGTGGGGCGTTTGGTCACTTACATTTTACTGGTCCATCACAAACGTCACTATTTCCACTTGGACAGGTGCCTCGTCCTTACTTTCTCTAGGTCTTACTGTAGGTGAAACCATGGGAGTTATAGTTATTGGAAATGCTATTATTGCGACATTGGCTCTCCTTAATGCCGCTCCAGGCGGTTATTATCATATTGGCTATACTATCTCTCAGAGAGTTGTTTTTGGTATTCGAGGCTCAGTGATCGGAATTATAATCAGGATTATTCTCTCCGTTGTGTGGTTTGGTTCGCAGGCGTACCTGGGTTCACTATGTTTGAACTGTGTTTTTGCATCATGGAGTCATCATTATTTGCACTTGCCAAACACAATTCCAGAATCGGTCAATATGACTACTCAGCAATTGATCGGCTTTGTAGTTTTTCAGATAATCTCTATACCTCCGTTGTTTTTCAAGCCAGAGAGATTCAATAAGCCTTTAATGGTCACTTGCGTCCTCactttttttgcaatgATGGGTATCACAATATGGGCTGTAAGCAGAAATGGAGGAAGTAATGGTCCTTTGATGCACGAATCAACGAACATGTCCTCAAGCACAAGAGGTTGGTATTGGGTTTACGGTATAAGTTCCTGGTACGGTTCTCTCTCCTCCGGTGTGGCTAACCAATCAGATTTTACtagattttcaaagagaacATGGTCATCTTTGTTTGGTACGGTTTTTTCCTTGATGGTAGTTGGTACAATCATCCCCTTGATGGGGCTCGTTACCGCCTCTGCTTATCGCGGCAGATACGGAGAAGAGGTCTGGATGCCAAATGAGATTATCATGAACTGTTTGGAAGCAGACTATAGTCCCACAACCAGAGCTGCAGCATTCTTCGTAGGCGCGGTCTTCACTTTATCGCAGGTCTGTTTTAATACAATGGGTAATGCCTACGCTGGAGGTATGGACCTCTCCGGTTTGCTGCCTAAATACTTCAACATCACACGTGGTAGTATCCTTACCGCTATTTTGTCATGGGTCGTCCAGCCATGGGATTTCTACAATACGTCATCCACTTTCGTGACCGTTATGTCGTCATTCTCTGTCTTTATGTCACCGATTGTTGGCATAATCATTGCTGATTTTTGGGTCgtgagaaaaaaacatctCAAGCTGTCTCACTTATATTCCAATGATAAAACTGGTAAGTACTGGTATTGGAAGGGTATCAATTACAGAAATTTAATCATCTGGGTTATTGCTTTTACGCCAGGACTTCCAGGTTTAATTAATGCCGTTACTCCAACAATAAGAGTCAACAGGGGTATTCAAAACTTTTACTACGGAAACACCATTTTCGAATATTTCATTACATTTTTTCTGACAATTGGATCTTCCTACATCTGGCCTTACGACAATGTTGACGATGAAGACGAGTATGACTACTTCGACACTTTTACCGAAGAAGAATGtgcaaagaaaaacatTGTGCCTTACTCGCAAATCACTGAAAGAGATTTGAATACGGATTCTGCCAGGAGCACTGTATCTGGCGAAAACATTGTTATTTTACCTGAAAAGGAATGA
- a CDS encoding ketopantoate reductase family protein yields the protein MSYQETTPAPCKSKPESSNSSSSLQIAIIGGGRIGSAFALYLIQIGHHDVTIVARPFSKRLKELERDGGIITSDGRYAPATITSSFDENIPYDLVLVTVLGHQVGGILPSLHRSAAKSIHFLFNTFNPEYLQESVGGGRGVLGMPFIQSNIDPNGRVNAAVGQGGQKTLTSDPKWAKVFQSAGLPAQYEGEMALWLRCHVPLCVAFESVCVTGERRGGGAPWRSAYAVALGLRASFSLIASQGHEIYPRSKAFLRWLPVTVVASMLWILSRINSFRILLATGENECCALVDTMVASAAKKEGSADYKAILAMKP from the coding sequence atgtCGTATCAAGAAACAACCCCAGCACCATGCAAAAGCAAACCAGAGTCTTCGAACTCATCATCTTCCCTTCAGATAGCAATAATCGGCGGGGGTAGAATTGGAAGCGCATTCGCCTTATATTTAATTCAAATAGGCCATCATGATGTGACGATTGTTGCTCGGCCATTTTCCAAGAGGCTGAAGGAGTTGGAGCGCGATGGCGGAATCATCACGAGCGATGGCAGGTATGCTCCAGCGACAATCACCTCAAGCTTCGATGAGAACATACCTTACGATCTTGTGCTAGTAACGGTCCTGGGGCATCAGGTTGGGGGCATTCTTCCCTCTCTTCACCGAAGCGCTGCGAAATCCATCCACTTTCTATTCAATACCTTTAACCCCGAATATCTTCAGGAGTCAGTCGGTGGGGGGCGTGGAGTCCTCGGCATGCCATTTATCCAATCGAATATAGATCCTAACGGTCGTGTCAACGCAGCTGTCGGGCAAGGCGGCCAGAAGACTCTAACGAGCGATCCAAAGTGGGCCAAGGTCTTTCAAAGTGCCGGTTTACCAGCGCAGTATGAAGGTGAGATGGCGCTTTGGCTACGGTGCCATGTGCCGCTCTGCGTAGCATTTGAAAGTGTTTGTGTCACCGGAGAACGTAGAGGCGGTGGAGCGCCATGGCGCAGTGCCTATGCAGTGGCACTTGGATTGCGTGCtagtttttcattaattGCCAGTCAAGGTCATGAAATATATCCTCGGAGCAAGGCATTTTTGCGGTGGCTTCCTGTTACCGTTGTTGCCTCTATGCTTTGGATACTATCGCGTATCAATTCCTTTCGCATTCTCCTGGCCACAGGAGAAAATGAATGCTGTGCTCTTGTAGATACAATGGTGGCATCGGCGGCTAAAAAAGAAGGCTCTGCTGATTACAAAGCCATTCTTGCTATGAAACCGTAA